Proteins co-encoded in one Meiothermus sp. genomic window:
- a CDS encoding ABC transporter ATP-binding protein — translation MPKVLLEAQNLHLSFRGVRALVGVSFSVSEGDFFAVIGPNGAGKTSLLNVLSGLYRPQQGRVVFLGQDLAGQSPQARVRMGLGRTFQNLELFRGMTVLDNVKLGAELAVGGYTDLAPRARLEWNIRRHAEEVLDYLHLSPYRHAPAGALPYGLQKRVEVARALAGRPKLLLLDEPMAGLSLEEKQDLARFLLDARREWGVTLVLVEHDLKAVLELSTGVLVMSYGEVLYQGAPAGVRENARVAEAYLGRSV, via the coding sequence ATGCCCAAGGTACTGCTGGAAGCCCAGAACCTGCACCTCTCCTTCCGCGGCGTTAGGGCGCTGGTGGGGGTGAGTTTTAGCGTTTCGGAGGGCGACTTTTTTGCCGTCATTGGCCCCAACGGGGCAGGCAAGACCAGCCTGCTCAATGTGCTGTCGGGGCTGTACAGACCGCAGCAGGGCCGGGTGGTGTTCTTGGGCCAAGACCTGGCCGGGCAGAGCCCCCAGGCCCGGGTGCGGATGGGGCTGGGCCGGACGTTTCAGAACCTCGAGCTCTTCCGGGGGATGACCGTACTAGACAACGTCAAGCTGGGGGCCGAACTGGCGGTGGGCGGTTATACCGACCTGGCCCCCAGGGCAAGGCTCGAGTGGAACATTCGCCGCCATGCCGAAGAGGTGCTGGACTACCTGCACCTCTCTCCCTACCGCCATGCCCCCGCCGGCGCCCTGCCCTATGGCCTGCAAAAGCGGGTGGAGGTGGCGCGGGCTTTGGCTGGGCGGCCCAAGTTGCTTTTGCTCGACGAGCCGATGGCCGGCCTAAGCCTGGAGGAAAAGCAAGACCTGGCCCGCTTTTTGCTGGACGCAAGGCGCGAGTGGGGGGTGACGTTGGTGCTGGTCGAGCACGACCTCAAAGCGGTGCTCGAGCTCTCCACCGGCGTACTGGTGATGTCCTATGGCGAGGTGCTATACCAGGGCGCCCCGGCGGGGGTGCGGGAGAATGCGCGCGTGGCCGAGGCCTATCTGGGGAGGAGTGTATGA
- a CDS encoding ABC transporter substrate-binding protein, which produces MNRRQVLKAGLAASTVYSPWMIARAQARPVKLAAILPLTGAFAFAGNAALDAFRDAADRINDAGGIGGRRFELVVEDDGYDVARGTAVFNRIVQRESPEELVFVYGDSTGLSKALAPEITRLRLPYTATSFSNELADPKTYPTIFVFGPTYNDMAGALLQQIRRQKGRGAKIFLCYSNSEFGRDPIPFIKEQSARLGFQIVGEEVTPLAIADATPIVTKLRQAQPDFVIAHGYVLTVEPLLVRAAREQGIRATFMGTYYSAELALMQRAGAAADGFIVTYHNAYYYDTTVPAVEQIRALRRAKGRDLSYRTTYYMGSWMAMDVIAEAMRRAAAAGKLTRPGMIEALEGLGDYNAGGQVRNMRWVDHRLPFTKLWRANVRDGRFDAITDWVDGSKI; this is translated from the coding sequence ATGAATCGTCGGCAAGTGCTCAAAGCTGGTCTGGCAGCTTCCACCGTATATAGCCCCTGGATGATTGCCCGCGCCCAGGCCCGCCCGGTCAAGCTCGCGGCCATTCTGCCCCTCACGGGCGCTTTTGCTTTTGCGGGCAACGCGGCGCTGGATGCGTTCCGCGATGCTGCCGATCGGATCAACGATGCCGGTGGCATTGGGGGGCGGCGTTTCGAGCTGGTGGTCGAGGACGACGGCTACGATGTGGCCCGCGGTACGGCGGTTTTTAACCGCATTGTGCAGCGCGAAAGCCCCGAAGAATTGGTATTTGTCTACGGCGACTCCACCGGCCTTTCTAAGGCCCTGGCCCCCGAAATTACCCGCCTGCGCCTGCCCTACACCGCCACCTCGTTCTCCAACGAACTGGCCGATCCCAAAACCTACCCCACCATCTTCGTCTTTGGCCCCACCTACAACGATATGGCCGGGGCGCTGTTGCAACAGATTCGTCGGCAGAAGGGGCGCGGCGCCAAGATTTTCCTGTGCTACTCCAACTCCGAGTTTGGCCGCGACCCCATTCCCTTTATCAAGGAGCAGTCGGCCCGGCTGGGTTTCCAGATTGTGGGTGAAGAAGTGACACCCCTGGCCATTGCCGATGCAACGCCCATCGTGACCAAGCTACGCCAGGCCCAGCCCGACTTTGTAATTGCCCACGGCTACGTGCTAACCGTCGAGCCCTTGTTGGTGCGGGCTGCGCGCGAACAGGGTATCCGGGCTACCTTCATGGGCACCTACTACTCGGCCGAGCTGGCCCTAATGCAGCGGGCCGGGGCCGCTGCCGATGGCTTCATTGTGACTTACCACAACGCCTACTACTACGACACCACGGTGCCGGCGGTAGAGCAAATTAGGGCCTTGCGCCGCGCCAAAGGCCGCGACCTGTCCTACCGCACCACCTACTACATGGGCTCCTGGATGGCCATGGACGTGATCGCCGAGGCCATGCGACGGGCGGCGGCGGCGGGCAAGCTGACCCGCCCCGGCATGATCGAAGCCCTCGAGGGCCTGGGAGACTACAACGCGGGTGGGCAGGTGCGCAATATGCGCTGGGTGGATCACCGGCTGCCCTTCACCAAGCTCTGGCGGGCCAATGTGCGGGATGGCCGCTTTGACGCCATAACCGACTGGGTAGATGGTTCAAAAATCTAG
- a CDS encoding AMP-binding protein, which produces MSQTLIDYLAHHAETKPHAPALRVKRLGVWETTSWAHLKEKVEQLAGGMLQLGLEPGRVLAILGQNAPEWVISEVAAQTVGAMPMGIYADAMPEEVGYFIEFSECAGMVVSDEEQLDKVLPHLDKLKFVLVWEEAGMSKYWSERVRPFSSVLELGRAAENQQAVQVAKAQVRPDTIALLAPTSGTTARSKLAMLTHAQLIAGAEAGRETISIRGGEWVFSYLPLPWIGEQMLTVVRNLTDGTVVHFPEDAITVREDVKEVQPDFYLAPARLWEDAAALVRSRMEDADGLKKAVYRWGMGVLLECAQREFRKEPIGFALNLARALAYPLVARPIRARMGLAACRIAATGGAPLGPEVFTFFRALGVDIRQVYGQSETAATSVAHLPGDTPPETVGKPLRNTQVRIALDGEIQVKGGQVFAGYFKNEAATRETFTEDGWFRTGDAGFFNENGHLVLLGRLKEVGALADGTRFAPQFLENRLKYSPYIREAVVIGHARPFVTALIELDPENIQNWARKRGIIFTTYQSLTSNPQVYELIAQELKMACESLPDELKVRRFAILPKELHADDEEITRTRKVKRGTVESRYAPLLEALYDGSKQVKLSLPIRYLEGQGTLEAEVLIADVDGPVSAGQKVET; this is translated from the coding sequence ATGAGCCAGACCCTGATTGACTACCTGGCCCATCACGCTGAAACCAAACCCCATGCCCCGGCCCTGCGGGTCAAGCGCCTGGGGGTGTGGGAAACTACCTCCTGGGCCCACCTAAAGGAGAAGGTGGAGCAGCTTGCAGGTGGGATGTTGCAACTGGGCTTGGAGCCGGGCCGGGTGCTGGCCATCCTGGGCCAGAACGCGCCGGAGTGGGTGATTTCCGAAGTGGCGGCCCAGACCGTAGGGGCCATGCCCATGGGTATCTATGCCGATGCCATGCCGGAGGAAGTGGGCTATTTTATCGAGTTCTCCGAGTGCGCGGGCATGGTGGTCTCGGACGAAGAACAGCTCGATAAAGTCTTGCCTCATCTGGACAAACTCAAATTCGTGCTGGTCTGGGAAGAGGCCGGCATGAGCAAGTACTGGAGCGAGCGGGTGCGCCCTTTTAGCAGCGTGCTCGAGCTCGGTCGGGCCGCGGAGAACCAACAGGCGGTGCAAGTAGCAAAAGCCCAGGTGAGGCCCGATACCATTGCCCTCTTGGCCCCCACCTCCGGTACTACGGCCCGCAGCAAGCTGGCCATGCTGACCCATGCCCAGCTCATCGCAGGGGCCGAAGCTGGGCGTGAGACCATCAGCATCCGGGGGGGGGAGTGGGTGTTTTCGTACCTGCCGTTGCCCTGGATTGGCGAGCAGATGCTTACCGTGGTACGCAACCTCACCGATGGCACGGTGGTGCACTTCCCCGAGGACGCCATTACCGTGCGCGAAGACGTAAAAGAAGTCCAGCCCGACTTCTATTTGGCGCCCGCACGGCTCTGGGAGGATGCCGCAGCCCTGGTGCGTAGCCGCATGGAAGACGCCGACGGCCTGAAAAAAGCGGTCTACCGCTGGGGCATGGGGGTTTTGCTCGAGTGCGCCCAGCGCGAGTTTCGCAAAGAACCCATCGGTTTTGCTCTGAACCTGGCAAGGGCCCTGGCCTATCCCCTGGTAGCCCGTCCGATTCGTGCACGCATGGGGCTGGCCGCCTGCCGCATTGCCGCTACCGGCGGCGCGCCCCTGGGCCCGGAGGTCTTTACCTTCTTCCGTGCCCTGGGCGTGGATATCCGCCAGGTGTATGGTCAGTCCGAGACGGCGGCCACCAGCGTGGCCCATCTGCCCGGCGATACCCCTCCCGAGACGGTGGGTAAGCCCCTGCGCAATACCCAGGTGCGCATTGCCCTGGATGGCGAAATTCAGGTCAAGGGGGGGCAGGTGTTTGCTGGCTATTTCAAAAATGAGGCCGCTACCCGCGAGACCTTTACCGAAGATGGCTGGTTCCGTACCGGCGATGCCGGCTTTTTCAACGAGAATGGCCACCTCGTACTCCTGGGCCGGCTCAAGGAAGTGGGGGCCCTGGCCGATGGCACCCGGTTTGCCCCGCAGTTCCTGGAGAACCGACTCAAATACTCGCCCTATATCCGCGAGGCCGTGGTGATCGGTCATGCCAGGCCCTTCGTTACCGCGCTAATCGAGCTCGACCCCGAGAACATCCAGAACTGGGCTCGCAAGCGGGGCATCATCTTCACCACCTACCAGAGCCTGACCTCCAATCCTCAAGTCTACGAGCTCATTGCCCAGGAACTTAAAATGGCCTGCGAGAGCCTGCCCGACGAGCTCAAGGTGCGCCGCTTCGCCATTTTGCCTAAGGAACTGCACGCCGACGACGAGGAGATCACCCGCACCCGCAAGGTCAAGCGCGGTACGGTAGAGTCCCGCTATGCCCCGCTGCTGGAAGCCCTCTACGACGGCTCCAAGCAGGTCAAGCTTAGCCTGCCCATCCGCTACTTAGAGGGGCAAGGAACCCTCGAGGCCGAAGTTTTGATTGCCGATGTGGACGGGCCGGTGAGCGCGGGACAGAAGGTGGAGACGTGA
- a CDS encoding branched-chain amino acid ABC transporter permease, which produces MDLALVVQTALNGLANGALYAVIAAGFVLVYRATSVVNFAIAEFLLIGAYLTYTLSLFFPLLLAILLALPLAFAFGVLVERGFVRPLLGRNVVAVIMATIGLAATLDGATLLLWGPDQKAMGAADISQLPKEVPNLAFSVGGVFLSSKAVWSLILALPVALLLVAALKYSRYGVLLRAVSESETAALAMGINAPRVVAVAWGISAMTATIGGAFLAGAAGGGGPGQHLVLLGLIVFPVAILGGFDSVPGAVVAGLLIGLIEAFSQLYLESLLPGITQAIPFLIVLLVLLFRPYGLFGQHRIERV; this is translated from the coding sequence ATGGACTTGGCCTTAGTCGTACAAACTGCCCTCAACGGTCTGGCCAATGGGGCCTTGTATGCGGTGATCGCCGCCGGTTTCGTGCTGGTTTATCGGGCGACCAGTGTGGTCAACTTTGCCATTGCCGAGTTTTTGCTCATCGGGGCCTACCTGACCTACACCCTGTCGCTGTTTTTCCCTTTGCTGCTGGCCATCTTGTTGGCGCTTCCGCTGGCTTTTGCCTTTGGGGTGCTGGTGGAGCGGGGGTTTGTGCGGCCCTTGTTGGGGCGAAATGTGGTGGCGGTGATTATGGCCACCATCGGCCTGGCCGCCACCTTGGATGGCGCAACGCTCTTGCTGTGGGGCCCCGACCAAAAAGCCATGGGGGCAGCGGACATTTCGCAGCTCCCCAAGGAGGTACCCAACCTGGCGTTCAGTGTGGGAGGGGTGTTTCTTTCTTCAAAAGCGGTTTGGAGCCTAATACTGGCTTTACCTGTGGCCCTTTTGCTGGTGGCTGCGCTTAAGTACAGCCGCTATGGGGTTTTGCTGCGGGCGGTTTCGGAAAGCGAGACCGCTGCCCTGGCGATGGGCATCAACGCGCCCCGGGTGGTGGCGGTGGCCTGGGGTATCTCGGCCATGACGGCCACCATCGGTGGGGCGTTCTTGGCGGGGGCTGCGGGGGGCGGGGGGCCGGGGCAGCACCTGGTGCTCTTGGGCCTGATTGTGTTTCCGGTGGCCATCCTGGGGGGGTTCGATTCGGTGCCCGGCGCGGTAGTAGCAGGGCTGCTGATCGGTCTGATCGAGGCTTTTTCGCAGCTTTACCTCGAGTCCCTCCTCCCCGGCATTACCCAGGCCATCCCCTTCCTGATCGTGCTCTTGGTGCTCTTGTTCCGTCCGTATGGCCTATTTGGGCAGCACCGTATCGAGCGGGTGTGA
- a CDS encoding ABC transporter ATP-binding protein, translating into MAEINVENLKVVYRGVILALQGVSMRAGAGEAVALLGPNGAGKSTLVRAMSGLLPQYDGRVLDGKIVVNGQEAHHLSALKVASLGLTAILEGRPIFRYLTVLENLRAAGHKLSPQRHKEITDEIFTRFPRLYERRFEQGGYLSGGEQQMLLLGMALLTEPKILVVDEPSLGLSPKLTEEVMRVLDELRRDKGLTLVLVEQNARAAFSLVERVYVMEQGRVVFEGTAQEAQADADVMEFYLGGAVAGGFAEAKRYRRRKRWV; encoded by the coding sequence ATGGCTGAAATAAACGTCGAAAACCTGAAGGTGGTGTACCGGGGTGTGATCCTGGCCTTGCAGGGCGTGAGTATGCGGGCCGGTGCGGGGGAGGCTGTTGCGCTACTAGGCCCCAACGGGGCTGGCAAAAGCACCCTGGTGCGGGCCATGTCGGGCCTGCTACCGCAGTACGATGGTCGGGTGTTGGACGGCAAAATCGTGGTCAACGGACAGGAAGCCCACCACCTGTCCGCCCTGAAGGTCGCTTCGCTGGGGCTGACCGCGATCCTCGAGGGCCGCCCCATCTTTCGCTACCTGACCGTTTTGGAAAACCTGCGGGCGGCGGGCCACAAGCTCTCGCCGCAGCGCCATAAGGAGATTACCGACGAAATCTTTACCCGCTTCCCCCGCCTTTACGAGCGCCGCTTCGAGCAAGGGGGTTACCTCTCGGGGGGCGAACAGCAGATGCTCTTGCTGGGCATGGCGCTCCTCACCGAGCCCAAAATTCTGGTAGTGGATGAGCCCAGCCTGGGCCTTTCGCCCAAGCTGACCGAGGAAGTGATGCGGGTGCTGGATGAGCTGCGCCGTGACAAGGGCCTTACCCTGGTGCTGGTCGAACAGAACGCCCGGGCGGCGTTCTCGCTGGTGGAGCGAGTCTACGTGATGGAACAGGGCCGGGTGGTCTTCGAGGGGACGGCCCAGGAAGCCCAGGCCGACGCCGACGTGATGGAGTTCTACCTGGGCGGCGCGGTGGCGGGGGGTTTTGCCGAGGCCAAGCGCTACCGCCGGAGGAAGCGATGGGTATGA
- a CDS encoding branched-chain amino acid ABC transporter permease, whose product MFRLSQTLTDAFSRRFSRTVREDYRQDEAYANTPQGRFWLAVAIIGLLALPLLLSQYPLFVATQVLVAALAGLGLHLLVGGAGQISLGQAAFVGIGAYTSSHLGGDLAPLGILLGGLAAALIGIVLGIPSLRIKGAYLAIATLAFQFLADYVFKRWTDFTGGVAGRKLPADGTFLGLPLADDRVVFYLGLAFAIPMFFYAKRLLSTRAGRAWFAVRDNDLSAQLSGVDLVRSKLTAFALSAFYGGVAGGILMHLIGAVTPENFVLAFSIQYLAIVIVGGAGTVLGAVLGAFFIVLIPEALSVLAGAFGPQYVAQLSAWRSVVFGVLILLFLILEPRGLVGLWGRIRDYFRTWPLPY is encoded by the coding sequence ATGTTCCGTCTTAGCCAAACCCTAACCGATGCCTTTAGCCGTCGCTTTTCCCGCACGGTGCGCGAAGACTATCGTCAGGATGAAGCCTATGCCAACACCCCGCAGGGCCGTTTCTGGCTGGCGGTGGCGATTATCGGGCTACTCGCGCTACCCTTGTTGCTCTCGCAGTATCCGCTGTTTGTGGCCACCCAGGTTCTGGTGGCCGCCCTGGCCGGGCTGGGCCTGCACCTGCTGGTAGGGGGTGCGGGTCAGATTTCACTGGGCCAGGCGGCTTTTGTGGGGATTGGGGCGTATACCTCGAGCCACCTCGGCGGCGACCTGGCCCCTTTAGGTATTCTGCTCGGCGGTTTGGCGGCTGCGCTTATCGGCATCGTGCTGGGGATTCCTTCGCTGCGCATCAAGGGGGCGTATCTGGCCATCGCCACCCTGGCCTTCCAGTTCCTGGCCGATTATGTGTTCAAGCGCTGGACAGACTTTACCGGTGGGGTGGCGGGGCGCAAACTCCCCGCCGACGGCACCTTTCTGGGGCTGCCGCTGGCCGACGACCGGGTGGTCTTTTATCTGGGGTTGGCCTTTGCCATCCCGATGTTTTTTTATGCCAAGCGCTTGCTTTCTACCCGGGCGGGCCGGGCCTGGTTTGCCGTACGCGACAACGATCTTTCGGCCCAGCTTTCCGGGGTAGACCTGGTGCGCTCCAAGCTCACCGCTTTTGCCCTCTCGGCCTTCTACGGGGGGGTGGCGGGGGGCATCTTGATGCACCTGATCGGGGCGGTAACCCCGGAAAACTTCGTGCTGGCCTTTAGCATCCAGTACCTGGCCATTGTAATCGTGGGTGGGGCCGGAACGGTGCTGGGTGCGGTGCTGGGCGCTTTTTTTATCGTGCTGATCCCCGAGGCCTTGAGCGTGCTGGCCGGGGCCTTTGGGCCACAGTATGTCGCGCAGCTTTCCGCCTGGCGCAGTGTGGTTTTTGGGGTGCTCATTTTGCTCTTCCTGATTCTGGAGCCCAGGGGTCTGGTGGGGCTATGGGGCCGCATCCGTGACTACTTTAGAACCTGGCCGCTGCCGTATTGA
- a CDS encoding folylpolyglutamate synthase/dihydrofolate synthase family protein, with the protein MTYPEAVEWLFAQTRAGAPRGLSRIRELLELLGHPEALFPAVHVIGTNGKGSVVAYLEAAFKAAEEPYGATTSPHLLDFRERIRTHQGPIPEAEVVRFVEWARGQHFQEPVAFFDLTTALAFQHFASAGVRMAAVEAGVGGALDATNALPDVRVTVLTNIGEDHLETLGGSLEGVARDKAGAIRAGVPVVTGAEGLGLEVIRSIAAERTAPLYVLSEGGPIFDLPVQPSLRGRFQRQNARLAAGVLRLLGFAEPVISTGLSTAQHPGRMQQLTYRSTPVVLDGAHNPPAARALVDEFEGFHLVFGAFPRKDYPAILQTLLPKAVSVRFTYASKGALQAEALLQEYPAPYFEHPLEALEHAVEAARADGKPVLVTGSLYLVGEMLRLLEIEPSANPPIEAV; encoded by the coding sequence GTGACCTATCCCGAGGCGGTGGAATGGTTATTTGCCCAGACGCGCGCCGGTGCTCCTAGGGGTCTTTCGCGCATACGCGAACTGCTGGAGTTACTGGGCCACCCCGAGGCTCTGTTTCCTGCGGTTCATGTGATAGGAACCAACGGCAAGGGCAGCGTGGTGGCCTATCTGGAAGCCGCTTTTAAGGCTGCCGAAGAACCCTACGGGGCCACCACCAGCCCCCATCTGCTGGACTTCCGCGAGCGCATCCGCACCCATCAGGGCCCGATTCCCGAGGCCGAGGTGGTGCGGTTTGTGGAGTGGGCCCGGGGCCAGCATTTCCAGGAACCGGTGGCTTTCTTCGACCTCACCACAGCGCTGGCTTTTCAGCACTTTGCGTCGGCTGGTGTTCGCATGGCAGCCGTGGAGGCCGGGGTGGGCGGGGCCTTAGATGCGACCAACGCCCTGCCCGATGTGCGGGTGACCGTGCTCACCAATATCGGGGAGGATCACCTCGAGACCCTGGGGGGCTCGCTGGAGGGGGTGGCCAGGGACAAAGCGGGGGCCATTCGGGCAGGGGTTCCGGTGGTGACCGGGGCCGAGGGGCTTGGGCTGGAGGTGATCCGCAGCATTGCCGCCGAGCGAACAGCCCCGTTGTATGTGCTCTCGGAAGGCGGCCCTATTTTCGATTTGCCTGTCCAACCTTCTTTGAGGGGCCGGTTTCAAAGGCAAAACGCCCGTCTTGCAGCGGGAGTTTTGCGCTTATTGGGTTTCGCCGAACCGGTGATATCCACAGGTTTATCCACAGCCCAGCACCCAGGCCGGATGCAGCAACTAACCTACCGGAGCACGCCGGTGGTACTTGATGGGGCCCATAATCCTCCGGCGGCCCGGGCCCTAGTAGACGAGTTCGAGGGGTTTCACCTGGTGTTTGGTGCTTTCCCCCGCAAGGACTATCCCGCCATTCTGCAAACCTTGTTACCCAAGGCGGTTAGCGTCCGCTTTACCTACGCCTCGAAAGGGGCCCTGCAGGCAGAAGCCCTGTTGCAAGAATACCCGGCCCCCTACTTCGAGCATCCCCTGGAAGCCCTGGAGCATGCAGTTGAGGCGGCTCGAGCGGACGGAAAGCCGGTCTTGGTAACGGGTTCTTTGTACCTGGTGGGGGAGATGCTCCGCCTGCTGGAAATAGAGCCTTCGGCCAACCCTCCTATCGAAGCAGTTTGA
- a CDS encoding FMN-binding negative transcriptional regulator: protein MYLPQHFAVTEPEVLFDLMQRFSFATLVSVHEGKPFATHLPFVVYPERNLLVSHLARANPQWTSFSQNEEVLVIFQGDHSFISPTWYEKHPSVPTWNYMTVHAYGRVQTVEEPAVVKTLLHDLVLQYEQQWKMEELPESYLLGMMKGIVAFQIELTRLEGKFKLSQNRSRADQERVVAALQQSPSPGDQAVAAQMQKNLEKP from the coding sequence ATGTATCTCCCCCAGCACTTTGCCGTAACAGAACCTGAGGTGCTGTTTGACTTGATGCAGCGGTTTAGCTTTGCCACCCTGGTCTCGGTACATGAGGGCAAGCCCTTTGCCACCCACCTGCCTTTTGTGGTTTATCCCGAGCGCAACTTGTTGGTTAGCCACCTGGCCCGTGCCAACCCCCAGTGGACCTCGTTTAGCCAAAACGAAGAGGTACTGGTCATTTTCCAGGGCGACCACAGCTTCATCTCCCCCACCTGGTACGAAAAACACCCCAGCGTGCCCACCTGGAACTACATGACCGTCCACGCCTATGGCCGGGTACAGACCGTCGAAGAGCCCGCTGTGGTGAAAACCCTGCTGCACGACCTGGTGCTGCAGTATGAGCAGCAGTGGAAAATGGAGGAGCTCCCCGAAAGCTACCTGCTTGGGATGATGAAGGGCATTGTGGCTTTCCAGATCGAGCTAACCCGGCTAGAAGGCAAGTTCAAGCTCTCGCAAAACCGCAGCCGAGCCGACCAGGAGCGGGTGGTGGCGGCCTTGCAGCAAAGCCCAAGTCCCGGCGACCAAGCAGTGGCGGCCCAGATGCAAAAAAACCTGGAGAAACCATGA
- a CDS encoding GNAT family N-acetyltransferase has protein sequence MNPGLTQPLTLEGTFVRLEPLTPQHLPVLLALAGLEEYPYTPIPKTEDGMQRYLQAALDDQARGHALPFATVDKRTNLVVGSTRFMEFEYWPWPEDSPHRRPGLPDAVEIGHTWLAPHAQRTGLNTEAKLLLLTHAFEVFKVRRVTLKTDARNLRSRQAIARLGAHLDGILRAHRPASDGGIRDSAMFSILAEEWPAVKTRLGGLLARGALG, from the coding sequence ATGAACCCGGGCCTGACCCAGCCCCTCACCCTCGAGGGCACCTTTGTCCGGCTGGAGCCCCTCACACCCCAGCACCTGCCGGTGTTGCTGGCGCTGGCGGGGCTCGAGGAATACCCCTATACGCCCATCCCAAAAACCGAGGACGGAATGCAGCGCTACCTCCAGGCTGCCCTCGACGACCAGGCCAGGGGCCATGCACTGCCCTTCGCGACGGTGGACAAGCGGACAAATCTGGTGGTGGGCAGTACCCGTTTTATGGAGTTTGAATACTGGCCCTGGCCCGAAGACAGCCCCCACCGCCGCCCCGGTCTGCCCGATGCGGTGGAAATCGGCCATACCTGGCTGGCTCCCCACGCCCAGCGCACCGGCCTTAACACCGAGGCCAAGCTGCTGCTGCTGACCCATGCCTTTGAGGTGTTCAAGGTGCGCCGGGTAACCCTCAAGACCGATGCCCGCAACCTGCGCTCACGCCAGGCCATTGCCCGATTGGGCGCCCACCTAGACGGGATTCTGCGGGCTCACCGGCCTGCTTCCGACGGTGGAATCCGCGACAGTGCAATGTTTAGCATCCTGGCCGAGGAGTGGCCGGCGGTAAAAACGAGGCTTGGGGGCTTGTTGGCTCGAGGTGCTTTGGGATAG
- a CDS encoding DinB family protein, which produces MEKLEYVQKNLEALGDRDPLEVLAQTPELLTDLFPRLDMRRGCELTHWTAGEIYCHLADLEIGYGFRLRQALAGTEKAQAFDHDRWGIRYRNYESYSARLALEAFCALRRWNLELLRNLEPQDWDKVAYHPKRGPETITFIVQMLAGHDLRHLKELEYIAAYVEAG; this is translated from the coding sequence ATGGAAAAACTCGAGTACGTTCAGAAGAACCTCGAGGCCCTGGGTGACCGCGACCCCCTGGAAGTGCTGGCGCAGACGCCCGAACTGCTAACCGATTTGTTCCCCCGGCTGGACATGCGCCGGGGTTGTGAGCTGACCCACTGGACCGCAGGGGAGATCTACTGCCACCTGGCCGACCTCGAGATCGGCTACGGCTTCCGCTTGCGTCAGGCCCTGGCCGGCACCGAAAAGGCCCAGGCCTTCGACCACGACCGCTGGGGCATCCGTTACCGCAACTACGAGAGCTACTCGGCCAGGCTAGCTCTGGAGGCTTTTTGCGCTCTGCGGCGGTGGAACCTCGAGCTTCTGCGCAACCTGGAGCCTCAGGACTGGGACAAAGTGGCCTACCACCCCAAACGCGGCCCCGAGACCATCACCTTTATTGTGCAGATGTTGGCCGGCCACGACCTGCGCCACCTGAAGGAATTGGAGTACATCGCTGCTTACGTAGAAGCAGGCTGA